From Etheostoma cragini isolate CJK2018 chromosome 17, CSU_Ecrag_1.0, whole genome shotgun sequence, one genomic window encodes:
- the LOC117960255 gene encoding dual specificity phosphatase DUPD1, which translates to MSSRVVKSRSRNPYTAVQVDPDSDYITPGTLDLEQLFWTGTGAQYAHVNQVWPRVYIGDEKTALELPGLRDLGITHVLNSAEGKWNNVLTGADYYTDMGIQYYGVEADDKPTFNISQYFCPATQFIHEALSNLQNKVLVHCVMGRSRSATLVLAYLMIKHSLTVVDAVEHVRQHRCILPNHGFLKQLRALDITLQEERFEQKREMKHQ; encoded by the exons ATGTCCTCCCGTGTGGTGAAGTCCAGAAGCAGGAACCCATACACAGCGGTGCAAGTAGACCCCGACAGTGATtacatcacaccgggaacattAGACCTGGAGCAGCTGTTCTGGACCGGCACCGGGGCTCAGTATGCACATGTCAACCAGGTCTGGCCCAGGGTCTACATCGGGGACGA gaaaacagctCTGGAGCTGCCTGGCCTGAGGGATCTGGGTATCACACATGTCCTTAATTCAGCAGAGGGAAAGTGGAATAATGTGCTGACTGGTGCTGATTACTACACTGACATGGGAATCCAGTACTACGGTGTAGAAGCTGATGACAAACCCACCTTCAACATCTCCCAGTACTTCTGCCCTGCAACCCAGTTCATCCACGAGGCCCTCAGTAACCTACAGA ACAAGGTGCTGGTGCACTGTGTGATGGGTCGGAGCAGGTCAGCGACTCTGGTCTTGGCATACCTGATGATAAAACACAGCTTAACTGTGGTGGATGCTGTTGAGCACGTGCGACAGCACCGCTGCATCCTGCCCAACCATGGCTTCCTAAAACAGCTCAGAGCCCTGGATATCACGTTACAAGAGGAGAGGTTTGaacaaaaaagagagatgaaacACCAATAA